A genomic stretch from Oculatellaceae cyanobacterium includes:
- a CDS encoding AarF/ABC1/UbiB kinase family protein, with amino-acid sequence MFSLTQTTSRQREILEVVFRNGWDYMRVLLTGGKPDQPKLPTPEVLRNILVDLGPVYIKLGQLLSTRPDLLPSSYINALSTLQADVPPVPWSEVETVIRQQLQLPIAETFSVFHQEPVAAGSIAQTHRATLADGREVAIKIQRPGIDGIIAQDITLIKSLAQIVSLTDIGQDYDVVTLADEFANALLAELDFTREAGYTDQLRRNLSKSRWFDPTQLVVPEIYWDLTTEKLLVMEWLNGMPLLLADISATQNGINPGEKRREITTLLFRSFFQQIYIDGFFHADPHPGNLFYLNDGRLAIIDCGMMGRLDPRSQQILTEMLLAIVDLDAQRCTQLTLQLSDSAQVVNLSNLENDYARMLRKYFNLSLAEINFSQVFYEVLQTARNNKVRLPSSLGLYAKTLANLEGVARTFDPDINLFEQIKPLITDLFRRQLFGDDPLQAVLRTALDIKSLTLQSPRQMEVLLERVTTETLKWNVSIRDLEPLRRSLDDSANRLSFSVVVGSMIIGAAIISAQSQTVQLSVLSTILFSTASLLGLWLIFSILRSGRLRGK; translated from the coding sequence ATGTTTTCATTAACGCAAACTACTTCCCGCCAGCGAGAAATTCTTGAGGTTGTCTTCCGTAATGGTTGGGATTATATGCGAGTCTTGCTGACTGGCGGTAAACCCGATCAACCTAAACTGCCTACACCAGAAGTATTGCGTAATATTTTGGTAGATTTAGGGCCTGTTTATATTAAATTAGGACAACTATTAAGTACCCGTCCTGACTTACTGCCATCTTCTTATATTAATGCTTTATCTACTCTACAAGCTGATGTCCCCCCCGTACCTTGGTCAGAAGTAGAAACTGTAATTCGGCAACAGTTGCAACTGCCTATCGCAGAAACCTTTTCTGTATTTCATCAAGAACCTGTTGCTGCTGGTTCAATTGCACAAACACACCGCGCCACCTTAGCAGATGGTAGAGAAGTCGCCATAAAAATTCAGCGTCCAGGGATTGATGGGATTATTGCTCAGGATATTACCTTAATTAAAAGTTTGGCACAAATCGTATCTCTTACTGATATAGGTCAAGATTACGATGTTGTTACTTTAGCTGACGAATTTGCTAACGCATTGTTAGCAGAATTAGATTTCACTCGTGAAGCAGGTTACACTGACCAATTACGACGCAATCTTTCTAAAAGTCGCTGGTTTGACCCGACGCAGTTAGTTGTACCAGAAATTTACTGGGATTTAACTACAGAAAAGTTACTGGTAATGGAATGGCTGAATGGAATGCCGCTACTCTTGGCAGATATTTCAGCAACACAAAATGGTATAAATCCTGGTGAAAAACGCCGAGAAATTACGACTTTATTATTTAGGTCATTCTTCCAACAAATTTATATAGATGGATTTTTCCATGCTGATCCTCATCCAGGTAATTTGTTTTATCTCAACGATGGGCGTTTAGCAATTATTGATTGTGGCATGATGGGTCGTTTAGATCCGCGATCGCAGCAAATTTTAACAGAAATGTTGTTAGCAATTGTAGATTTAGACGCGCAAAGATGTACACAACTAACTTTACAACTATCTGATTCTGCCCAAGTAGTTAATTTATCCAATCTAGAGAATGATTATGCCCGAATGCTGAGAAAATATTTCAATCTCAGTTTAGCTGAAATTAATTTTTCTCAGGTTTTTTATGAAGTATTACAAACTGCTCGGAATAATAAAGTTAGATTACCTAGTAGTTTAGGGTTGTATGCGAAAACCTTAGCTAATTTAGAAGGCGTAGCGCGGACTTTTGATCCAGACATTAATTTGTTTGAACAAATTAAACCATTAATTACAGATTTATTCCGCCGTCAGTTATTTGGAGATGACCCACTGCAAGCTGTTTTAAGAACAGCTTTAGATATCAAAAGTCTGACATTACAATCGCCACGTCAGATGGAGGTATTATTAGAACGGGTAACAACTGAAACCTTAAAATGGAATGTTTCAATTAGGGATTTAGAACCACTACGCCGCAGTTTAGATGATTCAGCTAATCGTCTTTCCTTTAGTGTTGTAGTTGGATCAATGATTATTGGTGCAGCAATTATCTCTGCTCAATCACAAACAGTGCAGTTATCTGTTTTAAGTACTATTTTATTTTCTACTGCCAGCTTGCTTGGTTTGTGGCTGATATTTAGTATTTTACGCTCAGGAAGGTTAAGGGGCAAATAA
- a CDS encoding SidA/IucD/PvdA family monooxygenase, translating into MFDSVLALPEFIDIAIVGAGPHALTLIAHLLQKKKSMRGRFLVFDPSGTWMSQWNHQFAALQIPHLRSPAVHQPDPDPHALRTFAASRPNELFPPYDLPGTRLFQDFCHEVIRRWQLNTCVYPAQVVRIEPLKNHRRPRFCLELSNGQTIVARRVVIANGGGRPHLPEWVGQIPRNYPPERLLHSHAIDLRNLKLHGEKILIIGGGLTSGHLAVGAIERGAQVLLMSRRNVYEKLFDADPGWLGPKYLKNFWVEPDWDVRSSMIQQARNGGSMTPAMLTQLRRNERDGRVVFYEQCQVSTAKWNGNSWQVCCDNPAVHECINHQNIDRIWLATGSQIDATNHPLLKDVLKAYPTEIVNGLPVVDEYLRWRGCELFVMGGLAALRVGPTARNLSGARMACTRIVPALTKSSLSRV; encoded by the coding sequence ATGTTCGATTCTGTCTTGGCTCTACCAGAATTCATTGACATTGCAATTGTTGGAGCGGGGCCTCATGCCCTGACCCTAATAGCCCACTTACTACAAAAGAAAAAGTCGATGCGAGGGCGTTTCCTGGTTTTCGACCCCAGCGGTACTTGGATGAGTCAATGGAATCATCAATTTGCAGCGTTGCAGATTCCTCATTTGCGATCGCCTGCGGTACACCAACCAGACCCCGATCCTCATGCCCTTCGTACCTTTGCCGCATCCCGCCCTAATGAATTATTCCCACCCTACGACTTGCCAGGAACTCGGTTGTTTCAAGATTTTTGCCATGAAGTGATTCGTCGGTGGCAGTTAAACACCTGTGTCTATCCGGCTCAAGTCGTGCGGATTGAACCGTTAAAAAATCATCGTCGTCCCCGATTTTGTTTGGAATTATCGAATGGTCAAACAATTGTCGCCCGTAGAGTTGTTATAGCTAACGGCGGTGGAAGACCTCATCTCCCAGAGTGGGTTGGGCAAATTCCCAGAAATTACCCACCTGAACGACTGCTGCATTCTCATGCTATTGACTTACGAAACTTGAAACTTCACGGTGAGAAAATTCTGATTATTGGAGGTGGATTAACTAGCGGACATCTAGCAGTAGGTGCGATTGAACGAGGCGCACAAGTATTACTCATGTCACGACGAAATGTATACGAGAAGCTGTTTGATGCTGACCCAGGTTGGCTCGGTCCTAAATACCTAAAAAATTTCTGGGTAGAACCCGATTGGGATGTTCGCTCATCCATGATTCAGCAAGCACGTAATGGTGGCTCAATGACTCCAGCAATGCTGACTCAGCTACGGCGTAATGAACGTGATGGGCGTGTTGTGTTTTATGAGCAGTGTCAGGTTTCAACAGCTAAATGGAATGGTAATAGCTGGCAAGTTTGTTGTGATAATCCTGCTGTACATGAGTGCATTAACCATCAGAACATTGATCGCATTTGGTTAGCAACCGGAAGCCAAATAGACGCGACAAACCATCCTTTGCTCAAAGATGTTTTAAAAGCTTATCCCACCGAAATTGTGAACGGTTTACCTGTTGTGGATGAATACCTGCGCTGGCGCGGCTGTGAGCTATTTGTTATGGGTGGATTAGCCGCATTGCGTGTGGGGCCAACCGCTCGGAATTTATCCGGTGCCAGGATGGCTTGTACTCGTATTGTTCCGGCACTAACAAAATCCAGTCTCTCACGGGTGTAA
- the hemB gene encoding porphobilinogen synthase, whose translation MMSAPESSTLENLTAQVVSSSPSPQPMKPIIHRPRRLRRTETLRRMVRENILCVEDLIYPLFVMEGNGQREEVPSMPDCYRYTLDLLLMEVREASLLGIGAIALFPLIPYNQKDNAGTESYNPNGLIPRAVRAIKQAVPEMVVITDVALDPYSSEGHDGIVQDGKILNDETVAVLVKQALIQAEAGADFVAPSDMMDGRVGAIRQALDAEGWSNVGILAYSAKYASAYYGPFRDALDSAPKFGDKKTYQMDAANAREAIKEVEMDIAEGADIVMVKPALAYLDIICRIKQHTNLPIAAYNVSGEYAMIKAAAKQGWIDENKVALETLTSMKRAGADLILTYFAKQVAVMLQQ comes from the coding sequence ATGATGTCAGCACCTGAATCTTCCACGCTGGAAAATCTAACTGCCCAAGTGGTGTCATCCAGCCCTTCACCGCAGCCAATGAAACCCATCATTCATCGTCCCCGTCGATTGCGGCGGACGGAAACGCTGCGTCGGATGGTACGGGAAAACATTCTGTGTGTGGAGGACTTGATCTATCCCCTGTTTGTAATGGAAGGAAACGGGCAACGAGAAGAAGTGCCTTCCATGCCAGACTGCTATCGCTATACCCTGGATTTGCTGCTGATGGAGGTGCGGGAGGCATCCTTGTTGGGAATTGGTGCGATCGCTCTGTTTCCGCTCATACCCTACAATCAGAAAGATAACGCTGGAACTGAAAGCTACAACCCCAATGGTTTAATTCCCCGTGCAGTGCGAGCAATTAAACAAGCAGTTCCAGAGATGGTAGTGATTACCGATGTAGCTCTAGATCCTTACAGTAGTGAAGGACATGACGGCATTGTGCAGGATGGCAAAATACTCAACGATGAAACCGTTGCCGTCTTGGTCAAACAAGCGTTAATACAGGCAGAAGCTGGAGCAGATTTCGTCGCACCATCCGACATGATGGATGGGCGTGTGGGCGCAATTCGCCAAGCCTTGGATGCTGAGGGATGGAGCAATGTTGGCATTCTTGCCTATTCAGCTAAATACGCCTCTGCTTACTATGGCCCGTTCCGCGATGCCTTAGATTCAGCCCCCAAATTTGGCGATAAGAAAACTTATCAGATGGATGCAGCCAATGCCAGGGAAGCCATCAAAGAAGTAGAGATGGATATTGCCGAGGGAGCAGATATTGTGATGGTGAAACCTGCCCTTGCCTACTTAGATATCATCTGTCGAATTAAACAGCATACGAATTTACCTATTGCTGCCTATAACGTCAGTGGTGAATACGCCATGATCAAAGCTGCTGCCAAACAGGGTTGGATTGATGAAAATAAGGTGGCTCTGGAAACGCTGACAAGCATGAAACGAGCAGGGGCAGATTTAATTTTGACTTACTTTGCCAAACAGGTAGCCGTCATGTTGCAACAGTGA
- a CDS encoding zinc ABC transporter substrate-binding protein, whose product MVHLKIGLRQPSRVVRHLSIVVVSAIALSLGSCTSNAPSTNSSASQTQSSPAATADKLQVVTTFLPITQFTKAVAGDRAQVTQLLPINIGPHDYQAKPEDVRKLAQADVLVQNGLGMEEFLKNLIKNAGNAHLLVIDSSQEVQTIATETIEGHEHGHELSEKQEEAKHIHGEVNPHIWLDPKRAIQQVENIRDGLIAADPSGEEIYSANSAAYIQRLRDLDGETTKLLQPFVGKTFVAFHDFAPYFATSYNLKAKFLLDVPEGNPSPNDVKRVMDTVKASNLKTLLTEPQSGQDAFAGLAKDLNVRVSTFDPMETGGTEALQPNYYITTMRQNVKTLVTAFTGKSTQSFLPIQTLQPVAVVPQQVGVRF is encoded by the coding sequence ATGGTTCATCTAAAAATAGGGTTACGGCAGCCCAGTAGAGTTGTTCGTCATTTGTCAATTGTAGTTGTGTCGGCGATCGCACTGAGTTTGGGAAGTTGTACATCCAATGCCCCCTCAACCAATTCATCCGCTTCTCAAACGCAATCTTCTCCGGCAGCAACAGCAGACAAGTTGCAAGTGGTAACAACCTTCTTGCCCATCACACAATTTACCAAAGCAGTGGCGGGCGATCGCGCACAAGTAACTCAACTACTACCGATAAATATCGGCCCCCATGACTATCAGGCAAAGCCGGAAGATGTAAGGAAACTCGCTCAAGCCGATGTATTAGTTCAAAACGGGTTAGGGATGGAGGAATTTTTAAAGAACCTGATTAAAAACGCTGGAAATGCCCACTTGCTAGTGATTGATTCGAGCCAGGAAGTGCAGACAATCGCCACTGAAACTATTGAAGGACACGAGCATGGACATGAGTTAAGCGAAAAACAGGAAGAAGCCAAACATATTCATGGAGAAGTTAACCCTCACATCTGGCTTGATCCGAAACGTGCAATTCAACAGGTAGAAAACATTCGAGATGGTCTAATTGCAGCCGATCCTAGTGGGGAAGAAATTTACAGTGCCAATTCCGCCGCTTATATTCAACGCTTGCGAGACCTAGATGGGGAAACCACGAAGTTGCTGCAACCATTTGTAGGTAAGACATTTGTTGCTTTCCACGACTTTGCGCCCTACTTTGCTACAAGCTACAACTTAAAAGCCAAATTTCTGCTTGATGTGCCAGAAGGAAACCCATCTCCCAATGACGTAAAACGGGTTATGGATACCGTCAAGGCTAGCAATCTGAAAACCTTGCTGACAGAACCCCAGAGTGGACAAGATGCCTTTGCAGGATTGGCAAAAGATTTGAATGTGCGGGTTAGCACGTTTGACCCGATGGAAACTGGAGGAACCGAGGCGTTACAACCCAATTATTACATCACCACGATGCGGCAAAATGTCAAAACTCTGGTGACGGCATTCACTGGAAAATCGACTCAATCCTTCCTGCCCATACAGACACTACAGCCTGTTGCGGTTGTGCCACAGCAGGTTGGGGTAAGGTTTTAG
- a CDS encoding metal ABC transporter ATP-binding protein: protein MKEIVLAVERLTVYRETTAAVENVSFSLSAGIDTALVGPNGAGKTTLVQAILGILPRQAGNVFILGQPLSRRGFLPPSIRQQIAYLPQNFLFDRRIPITVEELVGLGWDSLGFQLPWANHRKRRHAVREALARVEAAHLKNQVISGLSGGEMKRVLLAYCLVHPRRLLILDEAPAGLDVRGESEFYRLLYQLKQEQGWAILQISHDLDMVRRQCDRVLCINRTLLCHGVPGVALSPDNLSAAYGTEFVRYKHNH from the coding sequence TTGAAAGAAATTGTACTTGCAGTTGAACGCCTGACCGTTTATCGGGAAACAACCGCAGCAGTGGAGAATGTGTCGTTTTCCTTGTCAGCAGGTATAGACACTGCGCTTGTCGGCCCCAATGGAGCGGGCAAAACTACGCTGGTTCAAGCCATCCTGGGAATTTTACCCCGACAAGCAGGTAATGTATTTATACTAGGGCAACCGCTAAGTCGCAGAGGGTTTCTGCCACCCAGCATCCGTCAACAAATTGCTTATCTGCCCCAAAACTTTCTGTTTGATCGCCGCATTCCCATCACGGTAGAAGAACTGGTAGGGTTGGGGTGGGACTCTTTGGGGTTTCAATTACCTTGGGCAAACCATAGAAAACGCCGCCATGCTGTGCGAGAGGCATTAGCAAGGGTTGAGGCGGCACACCTCAAAAATCAGGTGATTAGCGGACTTTCCGGCGGTGAAATGAAGCGAGTGTTGTTGGCATATTGCCTCGTTCACCCGCGCCGATTGTTAATTCTCGATGAAGCCCCTGCGGGTTTAGATGTGCGGGGAGAATCAGAGTTTTATCGACTACTGTATCAACTTAAGCAGGAGCAAGGTTGGGCTATTTTGCAAATTTCTCACGACCTGGATATGGTACGGCGACAGTGCGATCGCGTCCTCTGCATAAATCGCACCCTCCTGTGTCACGGAGTTCCAGGCGTTGCTCTCTCTCCTGACAATCTCTCTGCTGCCTACGGAACAGAATTTGTTCGATATAAACATAATCATTAA
- a CDS encoding metal ABC transporter permease, with product MSFPSEITRVIELFQLPFMQRAFIGGILTGIMGGLLGSFTILRQLSFFSDALGHSALLGISIGFLLGLNSSVVLLPFSVIFALAVSYLLERTRLWTDALLNIIYSSSLAIAIITLSFVGQYKGGLNNLLFGDILAVQELDLVFSAALLIVCIVFIGLTLRTQMLLTLHEPLAIARGVSVSTHRTVFIVLLSLVVGISIKAIGVLLVSAFVVIPACAARLLSRTFTNYVLLSAGIGALSAVFGMVISAWFNLPSGPSIVTTQLTIFITAMTLPRFHSLAH from the coding sequence ATGTCTTTCCCATCAGAAATCACTCGCGTCATTGAACTGTTTCAACTGCCCTTTATGCAACGGGCATTTATAGGTGGCATTCTTACAGGGATAATGGGTGGGCTTTTAGGAAGTTTTACGATTTTACGACAGTTATCTTTCTTCAGTGATGCACTAGGACATTCTGCCTTGTTAGGCATCAGCATTGGATTTTTATTAGGACTCAATTCCTCTGTGGTTCTACTGCCATTTTCTGTGATCTTTGCCTTAGCTGTTTCTTATCTACTGGAACGCACTCGCCTATGGACAGATGCGTTGCTCAATATTATCTATTCATCATCATTAGCGATCGCCATTATTACCCTCAGCTTTGTTGGACAGTATAAAGGTGGACTAAATAATCTTTTGTTTGGTGATATTTTAGCCGTTCAAGAACTAGATTTAGTTTTTAGTGCAGCATTGTTAATCGTCTGCATTGTGTTTATTGGGCTGACGTTGCGAACACAAATGTTACTGACTTTGCATGAACCGTTAGCGATCGCTCGTGGCGTTTCAGTATCAACTCATCGCACAGTATTTATTGTCTTGTTATCGCTAGTAGTTGGGATCTCAATTAAGGCGATCGGAGTGTTGCTAGTTAGTGCGTTTGTGGTAATTCCAGCTTGCGCTGCCCGACTCCTTAGTCGCACATTCACAAATTATGTGTTGTTATCGGCAGGAATAGGAGCGTTGAGTGCCGTGTTCGGGATGGTTATTTCCGCCTGGTTTAATTTACCATCAGGTCCCAGCATTGTGACAACACAGTTAACTATTTTTATAACTGCAATGACGTTACCTCGTTTTCATTCACTGGCTCACTGA
- a CDS encoding SufE family protein: protein MSQPLPPNLEGIVQRFEQILEPKRRYEYLLWFAKRVPELNEADRVSENKVFGCVSQVYITATLKDNGIFFHGDSDAQITKGLFGLLREGLNGLTPNEIIQLTPEFIQRTGLDISLTPSRSNGFYNIFQTMQRKALACQLINSALPNGREL from the coding sequence ATGTCTCAACCTCTCCCCCCTAATCTGGAAGGAATTGTTCAGCGATTTGAACAAATTTTAGAACCTAAAAGACGATACGAGTATCTGCTTTGGTTCGCCAAGCGGGTTCCAGAATTAAACGAAGCAGATAGAGTGTCAGAAAACAAAGTATTCGGATGTGTTTCTCAGGTTTACATCACAGCAACGCTGAAAGATAACGGCATTTTCTTTCATGGAGACTCAGATGCTCAAATTACCAAAGGTCTGTTTGGGCTACTGAGGGAAGGACTTAATGGTTTGACACCAAATGAAATCATTCAGCTTACCCCAGAATTTATTCAAAGAACTGGTTTAGATATTAGTCTTACACCTTCCCGCAGCAATGGGTTTTACAACATTTTTCAAACTATGCAGCGAAAAGCACTAGCTTGCCAACTAATTAATTCAGCACTACCAAATGGGAGAGAATTATGA
- a CDS encoding GTP-binding protein, producing the protein MTFSHPHFEMPKRGMPVTIITGFLGSGKTTLLNHILNNCHNLKVAVLVNEFGDINIDSQLLVSMDEDMVELSNGCICCTINDGLVDAVCRVLERSDRIDYMVIETTGVADPLPIILTFLGTELRELTRIDSIITVVDAETFTPDHFDSEAALKQIAYGDVTILNKTDLASSKKVKELEDYIGTVKVGARILHSQHGQVPLPLILDVGYNNPAEYADLIQEEIQQTHHNHDHHHHEHHTHHPHEHHHHHSAHLDNDGFVSISFESDRPFDVKKFETFLQEQLPKNIFRAKGILWLTESDLRHIFQLSGPRFDLQGEEWRTPPKNQLVFIGRNLNADELLPQLTGCLA; encoded by the coding sequence ATGACTTTTAGCCACCCACACTTCGAGATGCCCAAACGGGGAATGCCTGTCACTATCATCACTGGTTTTTTAGGCAGTGGTAAAACAACTCTGCTAAATCATATTTTGAATAATTGCCATAATTTGAAAGTTGCAGTTTTAGTCAATGAGTTTGGGGACATCAACATCGACAGTCAATTGTTAGTGTCGATGGATGAAGACATGGTAGAACTCAGTAATGGCTGTATTTGTTGCACGATTAATGATGGGCTAGTTGATGCGGTTTGTAGAGTTTTAGAACGCAGCGATCGCATAGATTATATGGTGATTGAAACTACTGGCGTTGCTGATCCATTGCCCATTATATTGACATTTTTGGGAACTGAACTGCGTGAATTAACTCGGATAGATTCGATTATTACTGTTGTTGATGCCGAAACCTTTACCCCCGATCATTTCGATAGTGAAGCAGCACTCAAGCAAATCGCCTATGGGGATGTCACGATTTTGAACAAAACTGATTTAGCTTCTTCCAAAAAAGTGAAAGAATTGGAAGACTACATTGGCACTGTAAAAGTAGGAGCTAGAATTCTTCATAGTCAGCATGGTCAAGTGCCATTGCCGCTAATTTTGGATGTAGGGTATAACAATCCAGCCGAGTATGCAGATTTAATTCAAGAAGAAATTCAGCAAACCCACCATAATCACGATCATCATCATCACGAGCATCACACCCATCATCCGCATGAACATCACCATCACCATTCTGCTCATCTGGATAATGATGGATTTGTGTCGATTTCCTTTGAAAGCGATCGCCCCTTTGATGTAAAAAAGTTTGAAACATTCTTGCAAGAACAATTACCCAAAAACATTTTTCGAGCAAAAGGAATTCTTTGGTTAACTGAAAGCGACTTACGCCACATCTTTCAACTCAGTGGCCCCCGCTTTGACTTACAAGGGGAAGAATGGCGCACTCCCCCTAAAAACCAACTTGTATTTATTGGGCGCAACTTGAATGCCGATGAACTTCTTCCTCAGTTAACAGGCTGCCTTGCCTAA
- a CDS encoding alpha/beta hydrolase, translating to MTTMLTNSPNSQIGGTVQTFHWVWQNQSYRLIYEVKGEGAPILLLPAFSTVSTRIEMRGIVEQLAPDFQVIAMDWLGFGQSDRPALSYQPLLYQQLLADFVRACFDQPIAVIAAGHAAGYAMQVAQQSPCPWSKMVLVAPTWKGPLRVMGVPTQMRDAVRELVRSPGIGQALYKLNTAPAFLKFMYRQHVYVNAEKLTPDFMQQKYDIATKPGARFAPAAFVTGTLDPMESREEFLQIGASLCVPTMVVIGEQSPAQSKAEMEAIAELPHIESYRIPGSLGLHEEYADAVAEIIKPFLQKQ from the coding sequence ATGACAACAATGTTAACTAACAGCCCTAATAGTCAAATTGGTGGAACTGTTCAAACCTTTCACTGGGTTTGGCAAAACCAATCCTATCGCCTGATCTATGAAGTCAAAGGAGAAGGCGCACCGATACTCCTACTTCCTGCCTTCAGTACCGTTTCCACTCGGATAGAAATGCGGGGAATTGTTGAACAGTTAGCCCCTGATTTCCAGGTAATCGCAATGGATTGGTTGGGATTTGGTCAATCAGATCGCCCAGCACTTTCTTATCAACCGCTACTCTACCAACAATTGTTGGCAGATTTTGTCCGCGCCTGCTTTGACCAACCTATTGCTGTGATTGCTGCCGGACACGCGGCTGGCTATGCCATGCAGGTAGCCCAACAGTCTCCCTGCCCTTGGTCAAAAATGGTGCTAGTAGCTCCCACCTGGAAAGGCCCGTTGCGCGTAATGGGTGTTCCCACGCAGATGCGGGATGCGGTGAGAGAATTGGTGCGATCGCCCGGAATCGGTCAGGCACTTTATAAACTTAACACTGCTCCAGCATTTCTCAAATTTATGTACCGTCAGCACGTTTATGTCAATGCAGAGAAACTGACTCCAGACTTTATGCAGCAGAAATACGATATTGCAACTAAACCAGGCGCACGGTTTGCTCCTGCCGCCTTTGTCACCGGAACGCTAGATCCAATGGAAAGCAGGGAAGAATTCCTGCAAATAGGAGCATCCCTTTGCGTACCAACGATGGTGGTGATTGGGGAACAGTCGCCCGCTCAGTCAAAAGCTGAAATGGAGGCAATTGCAGAGTTGCCACATATTGAGAGCTACCGCATTCCTGGTTCTTTGGGACTTCATGAAGAATATGCAGATGCAGTAGCAGAGATCATCAAGCCATTTCTGCAAAAACAATGA
- a CDS encoding GTP-binding protein, with amino-acid sequence MVAADIPSSIPVTVLTGYLGAGKTTLLNHILTYEHGKKVALIINEFGEVGIDNQLVIDADEEIFEMNNGCICCTVRGDLIRIIGNLMKRRNKFDHLVIETTGLADPAPVIQTFFMDEDVRSQTSLDAVVTVVDAKHIHQHWDADEAIEQLAFADVILLNKKDLVTPEELEALEQRIRSMNAMAKIYRTQDAQVEMDSILGVGAFDLSRALEIDPNFLGEEAHEHDQTVGSVAIASSGALNFNKLNNWIGELLRNQGTDIFRMKGILNIEGENNRFVFQGVHMLFDGRPDRPWKPNETRKNELVFIGRNLDEAQLKAGFQACLV; translated from the coding sequence ATGGTTGCTGCCGATATCCCAAGTTCCATCCCTGTGACTGTCCTGACTGGCTATCTGGGTGCGGGGAAGACAACGCTCCTCAACCACATCCTCACTTATGAGCATGGCAAGAAGGTTGCACTCATCATCAACGAGTTCGGGGAAGTGGGCATCGACAATCAGTTAGTGATTGATGCCGACGAAGAAATTTTTGAAATGAACAACGGCTGCATTTGCTGCACCGTGCGGGGTGACTTGATCCGCATCATTGGCAACCTGATGAAGCGGCGCAACAAGTTTGACCATCTGGTGATTGAAACCACTGGACTAGCAGACCCCGCACCTGTGATCCAAACTTTCTTTATGGATGAAGACGTGCGATCGCAAACTAGCCTAGATGCTGTAGTCACAGTCGTAGATGCCAAACACATTCATCAACACTGGGATGCGGATGAAGCTATCGAGCAGCTTGCCTTTGCAGATGTAATTTTGCTCAACAAAAAAGATTTGGTTACACCCGAAGAACTGGAAGCGTTAGAGCAGCGCATCCGCTCGATGAATGCTATGGCAAAGATTTACCGCACACAAGATGCTCAGGTAGAGATGGACAGCATTCTGGGAGTGGGAGCTTTTGATTTAAGTCGCGCCTTGGAGATTGACCCCAACTTCTTAGGTGAAGAAGCCCATGAACACGATCAAACTGTGGGGTCAGTGGCGATCGCCTCTTCTGGTGCGCTGAATTTTAATAAACTCAACAATTGGATTGGCGAACTACTGCGGAATCAAGGTACAGATATCTTCCGCATGAAGGGCATTCTCAACATTGAGGGCGAGAATAACCGCTTCGTGTTTCAGGGTGTGCATATGCTGTTTGATGGCAGACCAGATCGCCCTTGGAAACCAAATGAGACACGCAAAAACGAATTGGTTTTTATTGGTCGCAATCTGGATGAAGCACAGCTAAAAGCAGGATTCCAAGCGTGTTTGGTATGA
- a CDS encoding KTSC domain-containing protein, giving the protein MKLTKVDLTKLVAISHNDEHLGLLIDRGNSLEYFEIPAPLAAYEGLQQLDFIVALESPELSAATDDDYLLEAEEDIPMLPVESSMAKSLGYDAERHLLQVEFRSGSIYQYEDIDEETWDALQAAESTGQFYNEEIKGSYKSRRVD; this is encoded by the coding sequence ATGAAACTCACAAAAGTGGATTTAACCAAATTAGTAGCAATTAGCCATAATGATGAGCATTTAGGGCTATTAATTGATCGAGGTAATTCTTTAGAATATTTTGAGATTCCTGCACCATTAGCAGCTTATGAAGGGCTACAACAACTGGATTTTATAGTGGCTTTGGAATCCCCTGAATTAAGTGCTGCTACAGATGATGATTATTTGTTAGAAGCAGAGGAAGATATTCCGATGTTACCAGTTGAATCTAGTATGGCAAAGTCTTTAGGATATGATGCAGAGCGACATTTGTTGCAAGTTGAGTTTAGAAGTGGATCAATTTATCAATATGAAGATATAGATGAGGAAACGTGGGACGCGCTACAAGCAGCAGAATCTACTGGGCAATTTTATAATGAGGAGATTAAAGGTAGTTATAAATCTCGGCGTGTAGATTAA